A DNA window from Bacteroides cellulosilyticus contains the following coding sequences:
- a CDS encoding endonuclease/exonuclease/phosphatase family protein, whose product MKKPLLLLLNLIPILLFAQQPVIFPDDFKTNALNGKEVTITNTLTLTNNYSYTYGTLTFSNGQLWTPTEKFEPGVDMFNQKNLENQKNQLTVKQGSFPIVDADGTCRIGQTIEGLTGKASYSNGTYTITLTRKPEFKGNERPTSCDIPETYNLKVVSFNLEHFGKNVSTYSIKLPKVALALQALQADIYALVEVEGAAGLEELCQLLNRNCNTQKYKTRYYKDNVQGMACFIYNSDAVTPVGAISLNKLADNYLPERKTAQGFQLNSNQERFILCCNHWKSKSGSNVPEQYKDKGDGQGAYNPRRVQEAEATLKFIKEITKTYNDPDVLVVGDLNAYTCEDPIRTLEDGGLVNLLTTYAPNQYSYAYFSNGSYAVGYLDHSLATSTLEKQVTDARPFRINADEPQKMDVDQSGVQKDNMYRCSDHSPIVTFLNLGNGSTGIETPTISRPAIRLTGDPRSGYLTLVTSANLALARAEIVSVSGQVIASYNAPDTGSTDNHFTLPVRNLARGFYLVHAYDYQGGCTTCKAVLP is encoded by the coding sequence ATGAAAAAACCGCTACTTCTACTTCTTAATCTGATCCCTATATTACTGTTTGCCCAGCAACCGGTTATTTTCCCCGATGACTTCAAAACAAACGCCCTGAACGGGAAAGAAGTGACCATTACAAACACCCTGACGCTGACAAACAACTACAGCTACACGTATGGCACACTGACCTTTTCCAACGGCCAGCTATGGACTCCTACCGAAAAGTTCGAACCGGGTGTGGATATGTTCAATCAGAAGAACCTGGAGAACCAGAAAAACCAACTCACCGTAAAGCAAGGTTCCTTCCCCATCGTCGATGCAGACGGAACCTGCCGCATCGGACAAACCATAGAAGGGCTGACCGGAAAAGCCAGCTACAGCAACGGCACATATACCATCACCCTGACCCGGAAACCCGAATTCAAAGGTAACGAACGCCCCACCTCCTGCGACATCCCGGAAACGTACAACTTGAAAGTGGTCAGCTTCAACCTGGAACACTTCGGCAAAAACGTAAGCACCTATAGCATCAAGCTGCCCAAAGTAGCCCTCGCACTGCAAGCACTGCAAGCCGACATCTACGCCCTTGTAGAAGTAGAAGGAGCCGCCGGACTGGAAGAACTCTGCCAGCTCCTGAACCGGAACTGCAACACGCAGAAATACAAGACACGCTATTATAAAGACAACGTGCAGGGCATGGCCTGTTTCATCTACAATAGCGATGCAGTTACCCCCGTGGGTGCCATCAGTCTGAACAAACTCGCCGACAATTACCTGCCGGAACGCAAAACCGCCCAAGGTTTCCAACTGAACAGCAATCAGGAGCGTTTCATTCTCTGCTGCAACCACTGGAAATCAAAATCAGGCAGCAATGTTCCGGAGCAATACAAAGATAAAGGTGACGGCCAGGGCGCCTATAATCCCCGCCGTGTGCAGGAAGCCGAAGCCACTTTGAAGTTCATCAAAGAAATCACGAAAACCTACAATGATCCCGACGTCCTGGTGGTAGGCGACCTGAATGCCTATACCTGTGAAGACCCCATCCGTACCCTCGAAGACGGTGGCCTGGTCAATCTGCTCACCACCTATGCCCCCAATCAGTACAGTTACGCTTACTTCAGCAATGGCAGCTACGCAGTAGGCTATCTGGATCACAGTCTGGCCACAAGTACCCTTGAAAAGCAAGTAACCGATGCTCGTCCCTTCCGTATCAACGCCGACGAACCACAGAAAATGGACGTCGACCAAAGCGGCGTACAGAAAGACAATATGTACCGCTGCTCCGACCACAGCCCCATCGTCACCTTCCTGAACCTAGGGAACGGCAGCACAGGTATAGAAACTCCGACAATTTCCCGCCCAGCTATCCGCCTGACAGGCGATCCGCGCAGCGGCTACCTCACTTTAGTAACTTCTGCCAACCTCGCCCTTGCCCGTGCAGAGATTGTCAGCGTCAGCGGACAAGTCATCGCCTCATACAACGCTCCCGATACAGGAAGCACCGACAATCATTTCACCCTGCCCGTCCGGAATCTGGCGCGCGGCTTCTATCTGGTACACGCTTACGACTACCAAGGTGGCTGCACCACCTGCAAAGCAGTGCTCCCATAA
- a CDS encoding DNA/RNA non-specific endonuclease, giving the protein MKQLSYLFLLLAGLWLAGCDDSSDASLIPEIIPTEQGSDTYVMKGYESTGNGFNVYKPEAIGTPFYIKSKAFTGRNYAFAPVSGESLEGLTTVPAANAFSENAEVKPATCYWVRFNRYNHYQMGKLRVAYINGNEVGIEYVAADDVDVNNANVANGNKADKLEIPALNAANQYIEYYASVSDEEGAEQVLNFSLEYIASKKHSAWVAFDFDPITSQDNVKRTNEWEQDDPNIDNSVEVTESMHKSDGYDKGHICASEDRVYSTSANKQTFYYSNISPQIGSFNQKYWAALEKQVQTWGRSTGNGVYDKLYVVKGGTTDRLLTNFTGVKKANDGLYPTTNAEGLTPGGLICPSYYYMALLSEKAGVYHAIAFFVPHSELLPDNPGKNEFMVYAVSIESLEYETGIDFFCNLPNEIEKKVEAVYNAEDWVW; this is encoded by the coding sequence ATGAAACAACTATCTTACCTATTTCTTTTGCTGGCTGGTCTTTGGCTGGCAGGTTGTGATGATTCTTCAGACGCTTCGCTCATTCCCGAGATAATACCTACTGAGCAAGGTTCTGACACTTACGTGATGAAAGGCTACGAGTCGACTGGTAATGGCTTCAACGTTTATAAACCTGAGGCTATCGGTACTCCTTTCTATATTAAGTCCAAGGCTTTTACTGGTCGTAACTATGCGTTTGCTCCTGTCAGTGGTGAATCGCTCGAAGGGCTTACTACCGTTCCGGCTGCCAATGCTTTCAGCGAAAATGCTGAAGTGAAACCTGCTACTTGCTATTGGGTGCGTTTCAATCGTTACAACCATTATCAAATGGGAAAGCTTCGCGTGGCCTATATTAACGGCAACGAAGTGGGCATAGAGTATGTGGCCGCTGATGATGTGGACGTGAACAATGCCAACGTTGCTAATGGTAATAAGGCAGACAAACTCGAAATTCCAGCTCTCAATGCTGCCAATCAGTATATCGAATATTATGCTAGTGTATCCGATGAAGAGGGTGCCGAGCAGGTGCTTAACTTCTCTTTAGAGTATATTGCTTCTAAGAAGCATTCGGCTTGGGTGGCATTCGATTTTGATCCCATTACTTCGCAAGACAATGTTAAACGTACCAACGAGTGGGAACAAGACGATCCTAATATAGACAACAGCGTGGAGGTGACCGAATCCATGCACAAGAGTGACGGCTATGACAAAGGACACATCTGTGCCAGTGAAGACCGTGTGTACAGTACGAGCGCTAATAAGCAGACGTTCTATTACAGTAACATTTCACCACAGATAGGAAGTTTTAATCAGAAGTATTGGGCCGCTTTGGAGAAACAGGTACAGACTTGGGGACGCTCTACCGGCAATGGCGTGTATGATAAGCTTTATGTGGTGAAAGGCGGTACTACCGACCGTTTACTCACTAACTTCACTGGTGTGAAGAAAGCCAATGACGGACTTTATCCTACTACAAATGCCGAGGGGCTGACTCCTGGTGGTTTGATTTGTCCCAGTTATTACTACATGGCTCTGTTGAGTGAGAAGGCAGGCGTTTATCATGCTATCGCTTTCTTTGTTCCTCATTCAGAGTTATTGCCAGATAATCCCGGAAAAAATGAGTTTATGGTTTATGCTGTTTCCATTGAAAGTTTGGAGTATGAGACAGGCATTGACTTTTTCTGTAACTTGCCCAATGAGATAGAGAAAAAAGTTGAAGCTGTTTACAATGCCGAAGACTGGGTTTGGTAA